From one Methanobrevibacter olleyae genomic stretch:
- the hemB gene encoding porphobilinogen synthase — protein sequence MNFPITRMRRYRKNSKIRDIVRETKLNKEDLIYPIFVKEDLKDGEKESISTMPGEYRYSLNDSVDYAKELESKGLKSIIVFGIPSEDKKDEIGSPAFASTGIVQKTVRKLKTETNLVIITDVCLCQYTSHGHCGIIRENDDSEFGFEILNDESLEYLAKVALSHAEAGADIVAPSDMMDGRIQAIRKLLDEKGYIDTMVMSYSVKFASSFYAPFREAACSTPSAGNRKSYQMDPANVLEAIREAELDVIEGSDFLMVKPALPYLDIIKTIREEFDLPLVSYNVSGEYSMIMSAIENGYLTEDSIIEALLSIKRAGADLIITNFAPYALDYL from the coding sequence ATGAATTTTCCAATTACAAGAATGAGAAGATATAGAAAAAACTCTAAAATTAGAGATATTGTACGTGAAACTAAATTAAATAAAGAAGATTTAATTTATCCAATATTTGTTAAAGAGGATTTAAAAGATGGTGAAAAAGAATCTATTTCTACAATGCCTGGAGAATATAGATATTCTTTAAATGACTCTGTGGACTATGCAAAAGAATTAGAATCTAAAGGTTTAAAATCTATTATTGTCTTTGGTATTCCAAGTGAAGATAAAAAAGATGAAATTGGTTCTCCAGCTTTTGCTTCAACTGGTATTGTTCAAAAAACTGTTCGTAAACTTAAAACTGAAACTAATTTAGTTATCATTACTGATGTCTGTTTATGCCAATACACTTCTCATGGCCATTGTGGCATTATTCGTGAAAATGATGATAGCGAATTTGGCTTTGAAATTTTAAATGATGAATCATTAGAATATCTTGCAAAAGTTGCTTTATCCCATGCAGAAGCAGGTGCTGATATTGTCGCTCCTTCTGATATGATGGATGGCAGAATCCAAGCTATCAGAAAACTTCTTGATGAAAAGGGTTATATTGATACGATGGTCATGTCTTATTCAGTTAAATTTGCTTCTTCATTTTATGCTCCATTTAGAGAGGCAGCTTGTTCTACTCCATCTGCAGGAAATAGAAAATCTTACCAAATGGATCCTGCAAATGTCCTTGAAGCAATTAGAGAAGCTGAACTTGATGTAATTGAAGGTTCTGACTTTTTAATGGTTAAACCTGCTTTACCTTATTTGGATATTATTAAAACCATAAGGGAAGAATTTGACTTACCTTTAGTAAGTTATAATGTTAGTGGTGAGTACTCTATGATTATGTCAGCTATTGAAAATGGTTATTTAACTGAAGATTCAATTATAGAAGCTTTATTATCTATTAAAAGAGCGGGAGCTGATTTAATCATAACCAATTTCGCCCCTTATGCTTTAGATTATTTGTAA
- a CDS encoding triphosphoribosyl-dephospho-CoA synthase produces MEAKEIAKLAQIASVLEVSGWPKPGNVHRTRNYDDMVFEDFIISGVVIGNTVEELANQSREIDDLSNAELGKYILQAVNETDKWIANNTNLGIMMMCIPIASAAAISNNFDEIQENVGHLMKSTTVEDAVNLYDAINVADAGGMGNHEEFDVMSEKAKDELRTNNQTMFDVLEISASWDRLANELTNRMPVCFDIGYPTFSNFLRTCEDVDVINKATVLTFITILSQIPDTLISRKYGDEIAESVSKKADEVLKFKDDGSFVEKLLEFDDYLYENNYNPGTTADLTATSIFISYLEMGFNSNF; encoded by the coding sequence ATGGAAGCAAAAGAAATTGCTAAATTAGCTCAAATAGCATCTGTTCTTGAGGTAAGTGGTTGGCCGAAACCTGGAAATGTACATAGAACACGTAATTATGATGATATGGTATTTGAGGACTTTATTATTAGTGGAGTAGTTATTGGAAATACTGTGGAAGAACTTGCTAATCAATCTAGAGAAATTGATGATTTATCAAATGCAGAATTAGGAAAATACATTCTTCAAGCTGTTAATGAGACAGATAAATGGATTGCAAACAATACTAATTTAGGTATAATGATGATGTGTATACCAATAGCTTCAGCAGCTGCAATTAGTAATAATTTTGATGAGATTCAAGAAAATGTAGGTCATTTAATGAAATCTACAACTGTTGAGGATGCAGTAAATCTTTATGATGCAATTAATGTTGCAGATGCAGGTGGAATGGGTAATCATGAAGAATTTGATGTAATGAGTGAAAAGGCAAAAGATGAGTTACGCACTAATAATCAAACAATGTTTGATGTTTTAGAGATTTCAGCTAGCTGGGATAGATTAGCAAATGAGCTCACTAATAGAATGCCAGTTTGCTTTGATATAGGCTATCCTACATTCTCAAACTTTTTGAGAACTTGTGAGGATGTTGATGTAATTAATAAAGCTACTGTTTTAACATTTATAACAATTTTATCTCAAATTCCCGATACTTTAATTTCAAGAAAATATGGTGATGAGATAGCAGAATCTGTTTCTAAAAAAGCAGATGAAGTTTTAAAATTTAAAGATGATGGCTCTTTTGTTGAAAAATTATTAGAATTTGATGATTATCTTTATGAAAATAACTATAATCCTGGAACAACTGCTGATTTAACTGCAACATCTATATTTATTTCTTATCTTGAAATGGGATTTAACTCAAACTTTTAA
- the pheS gene encoding phenylalanine--tRNA ligase subunit alpha: protein MSENINKIINELHIYEKKLLKELEINENATPEEIAEHTGLNIKSVMSAAGSLSSKGLITVKKDLQEKFSLTDNGKKYAEIGLPERRILKVLQDRKQLAMKDLASLENLDKKEVNISIGWLIRKSWAKMDKGVLSITDVGESSRDKLGEDESLLNTLIEKVNLSKEQLDEDMAKGLSALKDRKNLIAEEKITHHSFKLNDLAKEILDSGFTIEEEATQLTHQQLKEGSWKDLKYRPYDINAEYPIFFPGKEHPLRRIIQEIREIFLNMGFTEDKGDYLESAFWNFDSLFQPQDHAAREMQDTFYIKNPLTCDLPDDELVENVARTHENGGNTGSEGWDYTWDVDIARQSVLRTHTTGISTQRLAEGNLPIKMFSIGRVFRRETFDYKHLPEFHQVEGLVAAPGINYQNLLGTLKEFYKKLGFEVRFRPAYFPYTYLSTECEIYLEEKESWIELGGCGMFRPEVLEPLGINTPALAFGLGIERLAMIRYDLSDIRMLYKSDISWLREVPLEEGIDFD from the coding sequence ATGAGTGAAAATATTAATAAAATCATTAATGAATTACATATTTATGAAAAAAAATTATTAAAAGAGTTAGAAATTAATGAAAATGCAACTCCTGAAGAAATAGCTGAACACACTGGTTTAAATATTAAATCAGTTATGAGTGCTGCAGGGTCATTATCTTCTAAAGGACTTATTACAGTTAAAAAAGATCTTCAAGAAAAATTTAGTTTAACTGATAACGGTAAAAAATACGCTGAAATTGGTCTTCCTGAAAGAAGAATTTTAAAAGTCTTACAAGATAGAAAACAATTGGCTATGAAGGATTTAGCTAGTTTAGAAAATCTTGATAAAAAAGAGGTTAATATTTCTATTGGTTGGCTGATTCGTAAAAGTTGGGCTAAAATGGATAAAGGGGTGTTATCTATTACTGATGTAGGAGAATCTAGTAGGGATAAATTAGGGGAAGATGAATCTTTATTAAATACTCTTATTGAAAAAGTAAACTTATCTAAAGAACAATTAGATGAAGATATGGCTAAAGGCTTATCTGCACTTAAAGATAGAAAAAATTTAATTGCTGAGGAGAAAATCACTCATCACAGTTTTAAATTAAATGATTTAGCTAAAGAAATTTTAGATAGTGGATTTACTATTGAGGAAGAGGCTACTCAATTAACTCACCAACAATTAAAAGAAGGTTCTTGGAAAGATTTGAAATACAGACCTTATGACATTAATGCAGAATATCCAATATTTTTCCCAGGTAAAGAACATCCTTTAAGAAGGATTATTCAAGAAATTAGAGAAATCTTCTTGAATATGGGCTTTACTGAAGATAAAGGTGATTATTTAGAATCTGCTTTCTGGAATTTTGATTCTCTTTTCCAACCTCAAGATCATGCTGCAAGGGAAATGCAAGATACTTTCTATATAAAAAATCCATTAACTTGTGATTTACCTGATGATGAACTTGTTGAGAATGTAGCTAGAACACATGAAAATGGTGGAAATACTGGTTCTGAAGGTTGGGACTATACATGGGATGTAGATATTGCTCGCCAATCTGTTTTAAGAACCCATACAACAGGCATTTCTACTCAGAGATTAGCAGAAGGCAATCTTCCTATAAAAATGTTTTCAATTGGCAGAGTATTTAGAAGAGAAACCTTTGATTATAAACACTTGCCAGAGTTTCATCAAGTGGAAGGTTTAGTTGCTGCTCCTGGAATTAATTATCAAAACTTATTAGGTACTTTAAAAGAATTCTATAAAAAATTAGGATTTGAAGTAAGATTCAGACCAGCTTATTTCCCTTATACCTATCTTTCCACTGAATGTGAAATCTATTTAGAAGAAAAAGAAAGTTGGATTGAGCTTGGTGGTTGTGGAATGTTTAGACCAGAGGTTTTAGAGCCTTTAGGTATTAACACTCCTGCTTTAGCATTTGGTTTAGGTATTGAACGTCTTGCTATGATTAGATATGATTTATCTGATATTAGAATGCTTTATAAAAGTGATATTAGTTGGTTAAGAGAAGTTCCTTTAGAAGAAGGAATTGATTTTGATTAA